The genomic segment TTTTTTGATTACTGTTTCAGCGAAAATCATTTCCAATTATCGCTAAAATGGTAATCGATAACAAAGAGTATAAACCAGCAACATAGTTTTTTTTGATTACTGTTTTAGCGAAAATTATTTTCAATTATCGCTAAAATGGTAATCGATAACAAAGAGTATAAACCAGCAACATAGTTTTTTAAACAAGGGAGCATGCTCTCTTACTTTATTTTAAAATATCCTGCAAGTCTCCAAAATTTTTGCAGGATATTATAATTTTACCCAAAAACAAACTGAAAACCGTGACTGCCAACTGCCAACTAAAATACTGCCAACTCCAATTTTTGGGCGTTCTCTAAAAAGGTTGAACTTGGAGTTTATCTTGAGCGCAGTCGAAAGGCTACAATCTTTTACCTTAAAAAAGCTAAAAGGATTTCTACTGTAATCCCTAATGCAAATCCATTACACAAAATAATTTAGTTTTTAGAATTGTCAATTCATAATTTGTAATTACATTTGCAGTCCAAAAAATAAACCAAATAGTTTAAATACTATTCAAAATATAAAGATACTATGAAGGGAGGTGCCAACTTATGTTAATTATACCTATAAAAGAAGGAGAGAATATCGATAGAGCTTTAAAACGTTACAAACGGAAATTCGATCGTACGAAAACAATGAAGAACTTACGTAATAGAAAGAACTTCACAAAACCTTCCGTAGCAAAAAGAGCTCAAAGAATTAAAGCCTCTTACGTACAAAGATTAAGAACACAAGAAGAAGTAGGTTAATGAAACTCAATTTTGAAAAATCTGAAAGATTTTCTCAAAAATGTAAGTTAAATTAATCCCGCTGAAAGCGGGATTTTATCGAGACTTTACTTTTTAAGTTATAAACTCGTAATGCAAATGTGTTACGAGTTTTTTTGTGCTCAATTTTGAAAAATCTGAAAGATTTTCTCAAAAATGTAAGTTGAGGTAACTTCTAAAAACTATAACTGTCTAATAATTAGTGTATTTATGTATGAAAAATCACTACAAAAAACATTGAGATTATGGATTTTTTGATCAAGATATTGGACTTGCGAAATTAATCCAATTGGGCAATCCTTTGGAAAAACTTGATTTAGGGATGGATTTTGAATTTTTTAGAGATTTTTTGGAAGAACGATTAACGAAAAAAGCCAAAGGCAAAGGAGGTCGCCCACTCTATGATTACGTTTTAATGTTTAAAATAATCATACTCCAGCGTTATTACAACCTTTCTGATGATCAAGCGGAATACCAAATAAATGACCATATGAGTTTTATGCGTTTTTTAAATCTTACTATTTCAGACGATATTCCAGATAGTAAAACCATCTGGCACTTTAGTGAGCGTCTAACTTATTTTGATTTAGTTGAGGAACTTTTTACCTTATTTGGGAAAGAGCTACAAAAGCTGGGTTTAATTGTAAATGAAGGGAAAATAATAGATGCTAGTTTCGTAAAAGCTCCTAAACAAAGAAATAGCAAAGAAAAAAACGACCAAATAAAACAAGGTAAAGGCTCTGAATTATGGAAAGATACCCCTAATAAAAAACTTCAAAAAGATATCGATGCTCGTTGGACTAAGAAGAACTCTCAAAGTTATTATGGTTATAAAAATCATGCTAAAATAGACAGCAAAAGCAAACTCATAGATACTTATACTGTTACAGATGCTTCAGTACACGATTTGCAAACTATAGACGGATTGTTAAATGAGAATGATAAGGATCAAGAATTATATGCAGATAGTGCTTATGTTGAGCAGGAAGAAACGATAGAAAAACATAAAGTTGTCAATAAAATACATGAAAAAGGATATAAAAACAAGCCGCTAACTGAGCAGCAAAAAGAAACAAATACTGAAAAATCAAGAGTTAGAGCACGTGTAGAACATATATTTGGATTTATGGAAAACTCTATGAGCTGTATGTATTTTAGAAAAGCGGGAATTAAAAGAGCTAAAACTGTTATAGGCTTGATGAATTTAACCTATAATATATTCCGAACCATTCAATTAAACACAACAAACAATGGAAACGTGTGTTTTGTTGTAAATGCATAAAATGTAAGGCAATAGTAATCAGCTGGTTAAAAAAATGGATTAAAAATGAAATGAGCTAGATTTATTTATTTAAAAAAAAGAAACTGAAAATTAACTGAGGTGGAATATCTAGTTTTTAGAAGTCCCCTAAAAACGCTACGTTTTCAAAAATTGTTAATTAATAGCAAAATGCATTAAATTAAACTCAAATTTTTTAAATTTACTTATTAAACTGATCTTCTTTTGAGAAAAACCATGGCAGATATAGATGCTAATTTATTTATTTTGCAGTTGCAAAAAGGAGATTCTATGGCTTTTGAAACCCTTTTTAAACTCTATTACGACAAATTGCTGCATTTGGCAAAAAGCTATCTTATTTATAAGGAAGACGCCGAAGGCATAGTTCAAAATTTATTTTTAAAAGTTTGGGAGAAAAGAGAGCATCTTGAGCATGTTACAAACCTAAACAACTACTTATACACCATGTGTAAAAATGGTTGTTTAGATCATTTAAAGCATGAAAAAGTTAAGAGAAGCTATGTTTCAAATCAACAAACAACAATAAACATTCATACACAATTTATTAAAGACCAAACAGCTTCTCTTTTACTTGAAAACGAATTAGAAAACCAAATTTTAAAAAGTATCGAACTATTGCCTCCTAAATGTAAGGCTGTTTTTGTTAAAAGTCGTTACGAGGACTTAAAGTATCAGGAAATTGCGACTGAATTAGGCATTTCAAAAAAAACTGTGGAAGGGCATATTTCAAAGGCTTTGAGCCACATGAGAATTCAGTTGAAAGAATTTTTGACACTTTTTTTATAATCAGACCAAGGGTATCTTGCTTATCAATCGTTTATATACTTTAAGTGATGTTATGCAAGATAAAGAAATATTCAAGTATTTAAAGGGTACCGCCTCGGAAATCGAACAAGAGCAGTTAGAAGAGTGGATTATAGCTTCTCCAGAAAACACTGCCCATTTCAATCAATTAAAAGCCTTTTATGTTGCTTCAACCTTTGACAATATGCCTAACAATGGTAACGTTGAAAAAGCCTACGCTAACCTTAAAGAGAACATTAATACTACTATAAAATTACAACATAAAAAGCAAAAAAAATATTGGAAATACGCCGTTGCTGCTTCCATTGCCTTATTAATTTCGGTTACTTACTATTTCACTATAAATAATAATTCAAATGACAAAAGGAACACTATTTTCAATCAACAATCCAACATTAAAATTGGTACGGATAAAGCTACATTAACGTTGGAAGATGGTTCTTCTGTTGCCTTAGAAAAAGGAAAAGATTACAATGTTGGAAATGCACAGAGCAATGGTGAAAAACTGATTTATAATACGTCAAAAGAAGAAAAAACACCTAAAATTGTTTACAATACACTAACCATACCAAGAGGTGGGCAATTTTTTGTGGAATTGTCTGATAATACCAAAGTGTGGTTAAATTCCGAATCTCAGTTAAAATACCCTATTGCTTTTATTAAAGGCGAAACACGTGAGGTTGAATTGGTGTATGGTGAAGCTTATTTTGAAGTATCCCCCAGTACCAAACATAATGGTGCTAAATTTAAAGTACTTACCCAAAGGCAAGAAGTTGAGGTTTTGGGAACAGAATTTAATATAAAAGCCTATCGAGATGAAACGTCAATTTATACAACTTTGGTTGAAGGAAAAGTTGCATTAGTGGCAAATAATCAAAAGGAATTTTTAAAGCCCAGCCAACAATCTACCTTTAATATTAAAGATAAAAGTATAAGCCTTGAAATGGTAGATACTTATAATGAAATTGCTTGGAAAGATGGCGTTTTTAGTTTTGAGCGAAAACCATTAAAAGAAATTATGAAAGTATTGTCACGTTGGTACGATATTAATGTGCGTTTTGAAAGTACATCAATCAAAAATACAGCGTTTAATGGGGTATTACGTAAGAAACAACGATTAGAGGATATTCTGAACACTATTAAAAATACAAATAGTATTAACTATGAAATAAAGGATAAAACGATAATTTTTAAATAAACAAGAGGAACCAGGTTCACATCTCTCACAACACAAACCCAAGATTCCCCTCAAGATAATTAATTAAAACAAAGTTTAACTAACTAATTTACAAATTTATGGAAAATAAGTTTACTAACTCGCTTTTCTTACCAATGTCTATTGGGATTAAGAAAAAGTACTTACTCAACCTTATGAAATCTTTTATATTCTTATTCTGTACAACAGTCTTTAGTTTTTCGTCGGGTGAAATACTATCGCAAAATGCGAAAGTCATAATTGATACCGATAAAACAATTACGGTTGATGAGGTTTTTAAAATCATTAAAAACCAAACCGAATATACCTTTATTTATCGGTCTGATTTATTTAAAGACTACCCCAAAGTAGCCGTTAAAAAAGGAGCTATCAGAGCTAATAAATTGTTACAGAAAAGTCTTTCCAATGGTAATTTTAACATTGAACTATCTGACAACAACACAATTGTTATTAAAGAAAAACTTAAACCAATCTTTATCCAACAAACCATTTCTGGTTTGGTTACGGATGAAAATGGACAACCATTGCCCGGAGCAACTGTAATGATAAAAGGTACAGATTTGGGAACAAGCACAGATTTTGATGGTAAATATAATCTAACGCTAACGAATAATGCTACTGCTCTAATAGTAACTTTTTTAGGATATAAAACCACTGAGGTTGAAATTAATAACAGAAGTACTATTGACATACAACTGCAGCCAGATGTTGCCGCTTTGGCAGAAGTAGTATTGGTTGGGTATGGTCAAGTAAAAAGAGAAGCCCTTACAGGTTCTGTAGGAACAGTAGATATAAAAAATATAACATCCCAGGCACCAACGATAAGTTTAGACAATGCTTTACAAGGGCAAATTGCAGGTGTTGCTGTAAGTGTTTCTTCAGGGCAACCTGGAGCAGCTGCTAAAATTAGAATTAGGGGAAACACCTCATTACTTGGTAACAACCAACCCTTATATGTTATTGATGGTATTCCAATATCACCAAATAGTAACATTCCTACTGGTGGCAATGAAGGCGGTGGCGGATTAAGCGATAACCTTAATAAACAAGGACTTAGTACTCCTATTGGCAATATTAATGTGTCAGACATAAAATCTATAAGTGTTTTAAAAGATGCTTCTGCTGCAGCTATATATGGTTCTCGTGCCGCAAATGGTGTTATTATTATAAAAACAAAACAAGGAACTTATTCTGGTAAAACAAAATTTGAATTCAATACCTCGATTGGTACTCAAAATGCAAAAATTTTAGACATTTTAAATGTTGAACAATACAAACAAGCTTGGAGAATCGCAGTACAAAATGCATTAGATACTGGAAGAAAAAGTAATTTTTTTACCAATTCTGTTATAGATGGCTCTGCATTTGGTAATGG from the Polaribacter cellanae genome contains:
- a CDS encoding RNA polymerase sigma-70 factor translates to MADIDANLFILQLQKGDSMAFETLFKLYYDKLLHLAKSYLIYKEDAEGIVQNLFLKVWEKREHLEHVTNLNNYLYTMCKNGCLDHLKHEKVKRSYVSNQQTTINIHTQFIKDQTASLLLENELENQILKSIELLPPKCKAVFVKSRYEDLKYQEIATELGISKKTVEGHISKALSHMRIQLKEFLTLFL
- a CDS encoding IS5 family transposase — protein: MGLAKLIQLGNPLEKLDLGMDFEFFRDFLEERLTKKAKGKGGRPLYDYVLMFKIIILQRYYNLSDDQAEYQINDHMSFMRFLNLTISDDIPDSKTIWHFSERLTYFDLVEELFTLFGKELQKLGLIVNEGKIIDASFVKAPKQRNSKEKNDQIKQGKGSELWKDTPNKKLQKDIDARWTKKNSQSYYGYKNHAKIDSKSKLIDTYTVTDASVHDLQTIDGLLNENDKDQELYADSAYVEQEETIEKHKVVNKIHEKGYKNKPLTEQQKETNTEKSRVRARVEHIFGFMENSMSCMYFRKAGIKRAKTVIGLMNLTYNIFRTIQLNTTNNGNVCFVVNA
- a CDS encoding FecR family protein; protein product: MQDKEIFKYLKGTASEIEQEQLEEWIIASPENTAHFNQLKAFYVASTFDNMPNNGNVEKAYANLKENINTTIKLQHKKQKKYWKYAVAASIALLISVTYYFTINNNSNDKRNTIFNQQSNIKIGTDKATLTLEDGSSVALEKGKDYNVGNAQSNGEKLIYNTSKEEKTPKIVYNTLTIPRGGQFFVELSDNTKVWLNSESQLKYPIAFIKGETREVELVYGEAYFEVSPSTKHNGAKFKVLTQRQEVEVLGTEFNIKAYRDETSIYTTLVEGKVALVANNQKEFLKPSQQSTFNIKDKSISLEMVDTYNEIAWKDGVFSFERKPLKEIMKVLSRWYDINVRFESTSIKNTAFNGVLRKKQRLEDILNTIKNTNSINYEIKDKTIIFK
- the rpsU gene encoding 30S ribosomal protein S21, with product MLIIPIKEGENIDRALKRYKRKFDRTKTMKNLRNRKNFTKPSVAKRAQRIKASYVQRLRTQEEVG